Part of the Methanomicrobia archaeon genome is shown below.
CTCGATTTCGCCTATGATATCTGCGACCGGATCGCGCACATGCAGGATGGTAAAATCACGAAGATAGAGGATTTGAGTGCGAACTGACTGAGGTTCTGAAAAGGATGACTGTGGGGAGAGACACCCAGGTGGTAGCATGCAGGAAGGGTCAAGGGCTTGGGTTAGGGGGCGGTATGGCGCAGAGAGGGACCTTTTCGAAGTCGTGGGTAAGTGATGTAATAGCAGTGGCAATGTCCCCGGGCGTGCGGCATGTGCCCAAACCGGTCTGTGAAATAACTACCGAATTGAGGGACCGGGGTGTCTATGCGAGTGTATTAGTCCTGAACGCCGGCGACGGCACGCCATCAGACGCGCCAGTTAGAGGCGGGCATGGCGTAGCTTTCGGCTTGGAGTCGAGGGAGATGGATATAATCGGAAGACATAAGCTTGCGGTATTGCATCATGGTAACGTGAAGCAACATTTTATCTATAAAGTGCGGTTTCTGTTGAAACGGGTGAATGTCCCGGCAATCGTGCTCTGTCAATGTCCGGTAACTTTTAGAGATTTCGAGGAGATCGGGGTAAGCACGAGATTTAAAGCGGGTGATACACCGGGGAAAGTCATGGATATCGTCACAGGCATTGTACGGCATGAAAGCGTGCCACAAGAGAAGCTTGATGAGATCGTGAGCAAAGTAAAGAAGAGTCTTCGAGAACTATCACCGTAACTAATGCACGGCAACTATCACCATCTGCTGGGGACAAAGGAACGTATCCATGAATCCAATCACTATTTACCTGTTATAGCAGCGAAAAGAAGCAAAGAGAAAAGAAAGAAGAGATGAACTCGGGGATTACCGTGCTCTGGGATAGGGAAACGCCTTTTGAACGGTATCTTACGGAGCGGGGGTTTGATTGTGAGGTGGTAACACCGAAACTGGTAGCTGCGCCGTTCTTCTCCTGGCGAGCCTGTCGGTTAGCACTCGTGCCGGCGGGTTTTGGCAATCCCTTCTTCTCCGGCGTGCTGGCCGATCTCAGAGCAAACCGCCTGCTCATAACGGATTTTGTTAAAGCCGGCGGGACCCTCATCGTATCAGGAGCGCATTCACATAGTGACGCTTACAACTGGCTACCGCAGCCACTCACGTACGTGCGCGCGGAGCAAACGGTGAAAATAAAGCGTGTGAAGGAGAATAAGGCGGCCGTGATCGTGGAAACGGACGAATGTATGTGTGACGGCTACTTTGACGCGGTGGGTGAGGGCTGGGACGTAATATTAACGCTAGAAGGAGCAGAGGAGGAGAAAGCGATTTTGGTGGTCTTGGAATACGGTGCGGGTGAGATTATCGCGACAACCATCCATGAATACCCCTCCGATCGGTTCATTGAGTATTGTGTGAGGCGATGAAAGTGGCAGAGGATCGAACACTAATGGAACTGAGCACTTTGTTGGGTATTGATACGTTCATGCTGGTCGAGGAGAGTTACTCAGGGCAGAAGGGGATCGACAGAACACTGGAATATCTGGGCAACGTCAGAGGAGCGGATGTGTTAGAAGTGGTGAGGATCACGGACGAGAGCGACAAGCCACTCGGCATTGCCATGCGGGATAAAGACCTGGATTTCTGGATTATCTTCACCGATGTGATAGCACATAAGACGAGGAAAGGCGACTTCGAGGCGCTTGCAGGTAAGATCAAAGGAGCAGAAGAACGAGAGGCAAAGGTCATGCGTGAGCAGTTCCTGAATGGAGTGATCGAATTTTATTCGGTCGGCTTGGTGAACCGCTTATTTTGCGATTGCGATTTGCAGGAGGCGAGCTTTTATCCCAGGGATCGGATAGAGGCCTTGAAAGTAGTTTTAACCGACTTTTTGCGCGAATCAGGCATAGAGGCGGGAGAAACGACGAACGCACTTGAGATCGGCTGCGGTAATGGTGGCGCGACCATTGCACTGCACGAATTAGGTGTTTTTCCGCTCGCAATCGACATAAACCGGTGTGAAATTTGCAAAGGTTTAGAGGAGGGCGTGTTAAAGCCCGAGAGGACCATTGTACTGGATTGTACTCTTCTACCCTCTTTCTTTGGTAAAGAATTTGACGTGGTATTCGGGTTTATGGTGGGGAAGCTCACACCGTTTGAGCGATTCAGTTGGGAGAAGGTACTCAGAGCGGTACCAAAAGTGTTAAAAAGCAAAGGCAAGGTGTTTTTTACGGTATCAAACGAAGAAGAAACGGGCATTCTGAACGAGATATTGCAGGATCAGTTTGACGGGGTGATAAAGGAGAACAAAGCGGGTAAAGGTTATTTCGACGAATGGCTCTATATAGGCGAATTAAAGGACTAACACCAGCGCTCACGCGTAATGAATGCAGAACAGAATGCAAATTTAAAAATGCGAGACTACAATTCTTCAGTAAACGAATCCTACCTAAAGAAGCGGGCTTATTTCTTCCGTATCTTACGTTGAATCTGCTCGCGGCGCATCTTACGCCACTCTTCGACACCCTCTACCCACTCTTCGTGCCTCTTGTAGATGTAGTCCTGTGCGGCCATCAATATCTCCGTTGACTCACCGCGTAAGACCGTTTGAGGTACGTAATCCTTTACGGGCAATCCGGTCGTCATATCAAACGCATCTTCAGGCGGCTTATCTTGATCCACTTCTAACCCGAACCTCTCTGCAGCTTCAAATATTATTCCAGTCGCTATACCCCGAGGTATACGCAATCCATATTTTTTCTCTTCCATTTTATTTTTATTTTATCCCGCGCCTCCGCCTATCTCAGGCATACCGCCACCCTCAGCCATCTCTTCCTCTGCAAAACAATCCATGCAGAGGATTCTCCCTGCTCTATCTGCAAATTCCGTCACTTCTTTGCCACACTTGGCACATCGTACAATCTTTGAATCCGCTTTCGCTAATTCGCGCTGTATCCACCTTTTTCTTCGTTCTTCTGCGGTTTCCTCTTCCTCGGGTTCCTCGTTCTGCATTACTTACTAAATGGCGCTCGATTCATAAAAAGGTCGGTGCTATCGAACAACTATTCAGAGAATCGAGGCTCGGCTTTTTTGAGGGGACAAAACTAAACTTTAGCGATACTATACACAGAGTAGAGACAAAGCAACAGACGATGCCTATAAGTACAGATATCGGTGGGACCTTCACGGACTTCGTGATATTTGATAAGGGCGCGATAAGGACGTTCAAGGTGCCGTCAACGCCGCAGAAGCCAGAACTCGCGATTGAAGAAGGCTTGAAGCGATGCTCGCGCTCGCGTGCTGCGTCATTCTCGCACGGCACGACTCTGGCCACAAACGCGGTTTTAGAACGCAAAGGTGCGAGGACCGGCTTGATAACGACAAAAAGGTTTGCCGATATCCTGAAGATAGGGCGGCAGCAGCGCGCTCACCTTTACAAGCTCGATTCCGCCAGGCCGCAGCAGCTCGTTGATGTGTATTTCGAGATTACCGAGCGGATATCCGCGCAAGGCGAGATTTTGGCATCGCCAACGCGAGAGGAAATAGAGGCCGTGGCGGAGCGGATCCAATCTCTGGGTATTGATGCAGTTGCGATCTGCTTCTTATTTTCGTTCCTGAATCCCGCGAACGAGCGGCGTGTACGGGACAGCCTTGTTAAACGCGGGCTTGTGGTCTCCTGCTCTTCAACGGTTCTACCGGAATTCCGTGAGTACGAGCGGATGTCCACGACGGTCTTGGACGCGTATTTGAAGCGAACCGTTGAGACTTATTTAACCCGTATGGAGGCGCTGTTAGCGCGAAACGGAGTGGAGCAGTTTTACGTGATGCAGTCCAATGGCGGGGTGGTCAAGGCGAACGTTATGCAGCACAAGCCGGTGAATATGCTCTTATCCGGGCCGGCAGGCGGTGTAGCGGCTGCGAAGTTCCTGAGCGCACTCGTCGGCATGGACAATTTGATCACGTTTGACATGGGCGGCACGAGCGCGGACGTTTCCACTATCCTCAACGGTAACCCGTCCTGGACGTCAGAAGGCAGCATAAACGGCCTGCCGCTCAAAATGCCCATGGTGGATATCGTTACGGTTGGCGCGGGCGGCGGCAGCATCGCGTGGTTGGATGAAGGCGGCGCGTTACGCGTTGGCCCGGAAAGCGCAGGTGCCTCTCCCGGGCCTATTTGCTACGGACTTGGAGGAACGGACGTCACGGTGACCGATTGCGACTTGCTCTGTGGGTTTATCAATCCGAAGTACTTCGTCGGTGGCAAGATGTCCCTGGATACTGCAAAGGCGAAACGGCGTGTGGAACAATTTGCACGTGAAATGGGGTTGTCATTCGAGGATACGATTTTAGGCGTGTGGAAGATCGTGAACGCGAACATGATCAAAGCTTTGAGGTTAGTTTCCGTGGAGAGAGGCCTTGACGTTCGTGATTTCGCGTTATGTGCATTCGGCGGTGCGGGTCCCGTGCATGCAGCGGCACTGGCACAGGAGCTCGGCATTCCGAAGGTGATCGTGCCCTTTGCATCCGGCGTATTCTCTGCTTACGGCATCCTGGTATCAGATGTGCAACTGGATTACAGTCGCACGCACCTTCTTCGATTGAGCGAGGGCAAGGAAGAAGCGGAAGTGGAGGTAACGGAAGTGCTCGCGGATTTTATGGCGAAAGCCAGGAGGGAGCTTGCGGAGCAGGATATCGATTTCGAAGATGTAACCTTGATACCATCGTTGGATATGCGGTATGTAGGACAGAGTTATGAGCTCAATGCGGGCTTCACGACTGTGGCGGACGCACAGAAGCAGTTCCATGAGAGACACAACAGAATATACGGCTATGCGATGCCGGCTGAAGACGTAGAGATCGTTACTATTAGATTACGAGCGCTCGCATCCAGAGAGAGACCAGAACCACCGAAAGCACGTGTCGAAGCCAAAGGTGAACCCGTAGAGTATCGGGAAGTGCTGTTTGAGGAGGGCAAAGAGGAGACGCCGGTTTATCGACGGGAGGATTTGTCTGCGCAGTTCGAGCATGAGGGTGCGGCAATCATCGAAGCGAAGGATTCGACCACCGTTGTGCCGCTCGGCATGCGGTTCGCAGTGGATGGGTATGGGGATATCGTTATCGGTAAAAGAGAAAGCGTTTGAAACGCGTATAAAATTAAACCGATGAGGGAAACGAATCATCTCGTGGGAGGGAAAAAGCGAAGCTAACCATGTTTGATAAATGCCCGGGCGCCGCTACTATCCGTAGTCCTACAATTATCGTGAAGAAATGCCCGGAGTGTGGGGAAGAGGTAGAGCTCTTCTCGGACGAGATGCAGGTGAAATGCAGTACGTGTGGCTTTACGGTCTACAACGATTTAGAGTCGTGCATACAATGGTGCAAGTACGCGAAAGAATGCGTTGGTGAGCAGGTGTACAATCGTTACATGGCGGCGCGAACGAAGAAGGAGCGTGAATGAGCGAAAAGGTGAAGCGAAAGATAATAACGATAAATGAAGAACTCTGCACCGGTTGCGGCTTGTGTGTGCCGAATTGCCCGGAGGGCGCTCTGCAGATAATAGACGGAAAGGCACGACTCGTCAGTGATCTGATCTGCGATGGACTCGGTGCCTGCATCGGCGACTGTCCGGAAGGCGCAATTTCCGTGGAGGAACGAGAGGCGCAGGACTATGATGAGCGAGCAGTTATGGAAAACATAGTGAAGCAGGGGCAGAATGTGATAAAAGCACATCTGGAGCATCTCAAAGCGCATCACCAACGCGAATATCTCAAGACGGCACTCGATTTCTTGAACGAACGAGATATAGAAGTGCCTCCTCTCGATGCGGGGGCCTCGTACGGTGGGCAGGAGCATGCCAAAACGTTCGATCGGTGTCCCGGCGCACTGGTACTGGATTTCAGGGACGAACAAGAGATCTCGAAAGAGGGTAAGCTGGTCTCGAAAGGCGTATCACGGCTCAAACAATGGCCTGTGCAGATTATGCTTGTGCCGATAAGTGCGCCCTATTTCAAGGACGCGGATTTGTTGTTCGCCGCGGACTGCGTTCCGTTCGCGTATCCCGATTTCCACGAAGAGTTCTTGAAAGGCAAGATCGTGCTCGTGGGCTGTCCCAAACTGGACGACGCGGCTTTTTACGAGGAGAAGATCACCCGTATTTTACAGGAGAACACGATCAAGTCCTTGACCGTAGCGCACATGGAGGTGCCGTGCTGTTCTGGCCTAGAACGATTAGTTTCGGAGGCACTTAAGCGATCAGGGAAGAAGATACCCCTAAACGAGGTGGTCATCGGGGTCAGAGGAGAGATTATTGCAAGAAGAACTCAGGAGGTGGAAGAATGAATCATAATACGGGCCAAAGTGGCCTGGAGGAGCTTGTAGCGCATGCGATAAAGGTAGTTGATCTGGCGGCTTATCAAGCGGGTGCGGTGGTGAGTCGGACGGTAATCGATAAAAAGGCGGGGACCGTAACCTTCTTCGCGTTTGATGAGGGGCAAGGCTTG
Proteins encoded:
- the mcrC gene encoding methyl-coenzyme M reductase I operon protein C — its product is MTVGRDTQVVACRKGQGLGLGGGMAQRGTFSKSWVSDVIAVAMSPGVRHVPKPVCEITTELRDRGVYASVLVLNAGDGTPSDAPVRGGHGVAFGLESREMDIIGRHKLAVLHHGNVKQHFIYKVRFLLKRVNVPAIVLCQCPVTFRDFEEIGVSTRFKAGDTPGKVMDIVTGIVRHESVPQEKLDEIVSKVKKSLRELSP
- a CDS encoding methyltransferase domain-containing protein, which codes for MKVAEDRTLMELSTLLGIDTFMLVEESYSGQKGIDRTLEYLGNVRGADVLEVVRITDESDKPLGIAMRDKDLDFWIIFTDVIAHKTRKGDFEALAGKIKGAEEREAKVMREQFLNGVIEFYSVGLVNRLFCDCDLQEASFYPRDRIEALKVVLTDFLRESGIEAGETTNALEIGCGNGGATIALHELGVFPLAIDINRCEICKGLEEGVLKPERTIVLDCTLLPSFFGKEFDVVFGFMVGKLTPFERFSWEKVLRAVPKVLKSKGKVFFTVSNEEETGILNEILQDQFDGVIKENKAGKGYFDEWLYIGELKD
- a CDS encoding hydantoinase/oxoprolinase family protein; protein product: MPISTDIGGTFTDFVIFDKGAIRTFKVPSTPQKPELAIEEGLKRCSRSRAASFSHGTTLATNAVLERKGARTGLITTKRFADILKIGRQQRAHLYKLDSARPQQLVDVYFEITERISAQGEILASPTREEIEAVAERIQSLGIDAVAICFLFSFLNPANERRVRDSLVKRGLVVSCSSTVLPEFREYERMSTTVLDAYLKRTVETYLTRMEALLARNGVEQFYVMQSNGGVVKANVMQHKPVNMLLSGPAGGVAAAKFLSALVGMDNLITFDMGGTSADVSTILNGNPSWTSEGSINGLPLKMPMVDIVTVGAGGGSIAWLDEGGALRVGPESAGASPGPICYGLGGTDVTVTDCDLLCGFINPKYFVGGKMSLDTAKAKRRVEQFAREMGLSFEDTILGVWKIVNANMIKALRLVSVERGLDVRDFALCAFGGAGPVHAAALAQELGIPKVIVPFASGVFSAYGILVSDVQLDYSRTHLLRLSEGKEEAEVEVTEVLADFMAKARRELAEQDIDFEDVTLIPSLDMRYVGQSYELNAGFTTVADAQKQFHERHNRIYGYAMPAEDVEIVTIRLRALASRERPEPPKARVEAKGEPVEYREVLFEEGKEETPVYRREDLSAQFEHEGAAIIEAKDSTTVVPLGMRFAVDGYGDIVIGKRESV
- a CDS encoding 4Fe-4S binding protein yields the protein MKRKIITINEELCTGCGLCVPNCPEGALQIIDGKARLVSDLICDGLGACIGDCPEGAISVEEREAQDYDERAVMENIVKQGQNVIKAHLEHLKAHHQREYLKTALDFLNERDIEVPPLDAGASYGGQEHAKTFDRCPGALVLDFRDEQEISKEGKLVSKGVSRLKQWPVQIMLVPISAPYFKDADLLFAADCVPFAYPDFHEEFLKGKIVLVGCPKLDDAAFYEEKITRILQENTIKSLTVAHMEVPCCSGLERLVSEALKRSGKKIPLNEVVIGVRGEIIARRTQEVEE